GCGGGGACGACGTGGAGTTCGGCTACGAGAAGTCCAAGCAGTTCATGGACACCAAGCGGCGTCGAGGGAAGAGCGACATCCGGGCGCTGGTGGACCTCCACAACAACGAGGCTGGGAGGCTGGTGGGTACAGAACACACAATACCAGTACAGACACAACACCAGTACAGACACAACACCAGTACAGAAACAACACCAGTACAGACACAACACCAGTACAGACACAACACCAGTACAGAAACAACACCAGTACAGACACAACACCAGTACAGACACAACACCAGTACAGACACAACACCAGTGCAGTGACAATACCAGTACAGAGACAATACCAGTACAGGGAGGACCTCCAAAACAACGAGGCCAGAAGGCTGGTGGGTAACAAACACAATACCAGTACAGACACAGCATCAGTGCAGACACAATACCAGTACAGATACAATACCAGTAGCACACACATTACCAGTGCAGACACAAACCAGTACAGTGTGGACCTCCACAACAATGAGTCCAGGAGGCTGGTGGGTAACAGACACAATACCAGTACAGACACAATACCAGTACAAACACAATACCAGTATAGACACAACACCAGTACAGACAAAATACCAGTACAGGGTGGACCTCCATAACAACGATGGCGGGAGGCTGGTGGGTAAGAGCCACAATACCAGTGCAGACACAATACCAGTACAGACACAATACAAGTACAGACACAATACCAGTACAGACACAACACCAGTAGCAAACACAATACCAGTAGAGACACAATACCAGTACAGAGACAATACCAGTAGCAGACACAATACCATTAACAGACGCAATACCAGTAGCTGACAAAAAACAGACCAGTAAAGGATGGGCTTCAAACATCCCACTAACTATAGAAGTACCACAGCGTTATTATCCAGAATGCTTCCTGATTTTCACCGGAATTTCCTTTCTGGGATTATTATGTATTAATCTCAGCTTTTCTCAATATTATATacatcatttattttaaatgtataaaaaaatattatagtGAGAATATGTGAAAAATACAGATGAAAAACGTGTATTCATAATTATACATCCACAGAATGTCTCTCTGGAATCATTTATTCATTCTTAATGATTGTTTTTATCAATACATGCTGTTTGCTCCTCTGGGTTCATCAAAACACACATCATGGATAGGAAGGAACCACCTTTGACACATTTCACACCCTCTTTTATCCAGAAGGACTCCCGACTTCATTAAatgttattaaggagcaggtgtgAGAGCATCTCGCTCAAGGACGCCTTACACAGGCAGACTGTTGGTGTTGGAACCCAAAACCTAGCCTAAGATCGGACTACACCCGTCATTCACAAGACGATTTACAGAAGCAAGCTAAAACTTTCTAGAAAGACCACggacaaaaacaaaattagTCTTTAATCCCCATTATCTTAAAATACAGAACAGTGACGTTATTATTTCAGTATTCTGGTGTTAAATCCAGGAGAGGATCGTTCTCCCCTTCTGGAATGTTCTTCGCAAGCGCCGAGAAAAgcaaaggccccccccccccctctggccaTATATTTGTAGTGAGCCGTAAGCCGATATTCTGACATGAATCAAGTTtctgaaacacaacaacaagagCGTGCCACACATTGCGTCTCCAGGCCGCACTGCGAGCAGCTCCTCACGTTCAGGCCCTCGGAGGCCTTTAAACCCCTCTTTGTTGCACTCCCTTCTGGCCTGCATGGCGAGGGCATCCTGAACGCTCTGTGGACACAGGGAGATGCTGCTGTTTTGGATTCGGCTTCCTCCCTTGCTTGCTTATCCTTTTAAGACCTTAATTATATGTTTTTGgttgaaaacatatttttcccCATATTTACTTTTTACTTGGGTGATCTTACTCTTTGTTCCCAGAGGAGTCgtcagatccacacacacacacacacacacacacacacacacacacgcacaaacacgcacacacacgcacacacacacacacacacacacccacacacacacacacacacacacacacacacacacacacacacacacacacacacacacacacacacacacagaccaacacggTTGCATGGTTTTCTGACGAACTGCTGGAGTGGGGTCAAACGCAGGTAGACAGCCAGTGAGGAGGTAGGTGGGGTTGGGACCAATTATAGCATTAGCTCGCTACTTCTCAACACAACAGGAGAGattgaacacacatacacactgacgcacatacacacatttagcatttataaaaaagacaaaaagaggGAAATTAGCAAGcttgggcatgtgtgtgtgtgtgtgtgtgtgtttgtgtgtatgtgcatgcgtgtgtgtgtgagagagagtatgaggGGGTGCATAGGTGTGAGCGCATgtaaatgtgtatttatgtgagAGAGTGGTTgagagtgcgagtgtgtgttagggagtgcgagtgagtgtgtatttgtgtgtaagaacgtgtgtatgtgtgtgtttgtgtgtgtgtgcatgtgtgtgtttatttgtgagagagagagagtatgtgtgtataggtgtgagtgagtgagtgtgtgtgtgtgtgtgtgtgtgtgtgtgtgtgtgtgtgtgtgtgtgtgtgtgtgtgtgtgtgtgtggtgtgtgtgtgtgtgtgtggggtgtgtgtgtgtttaggtgtgagagttagtttgtgtgtgtgtgtttgtgtgtgtgtgtgagagagagagggtatgtgcgtgtttgtgtgtgtgtgtgtgtgtgtatgtgtgtgtgagggagagagagatgggttcATTATGCTCAGTATATAAGTGAGTGATCTGTTGTCAAGGCTTGTTAGATGTGAAAGGCCAGAGGCAACatgaagagaggggggttgAGGGTTAAATTCCTTCTGAATAGCGTCTGCTTTTATCTTACCaatctatctgtgtgtcagtgtctatctgtgtgcgtgtgtgtgtgtgtgtgtgggtgggtgtgggtgtgtgtgatatatCGATAAACAGATCATAAATTAAACCTTAAGAGCACTTTAGGTTTGTCAATGTTTATTTGTTCCCTTTAAGGTTTCGATTACccatctttttttcccccctctgtTTTCctgacaaaaacacactcaaactgacacacacacacacgcacttacacactcTCCCcttcacacaatcgcacacacaaacacactaatttccactcccatctcctcccccaggcAGTGAAGCTCTACATGCGCATGGAGTGTAAGTGCCACGGGCTGTCGGGCTCGTGCACGCTGCGCACGTGCTGGAAGAAGATGGCACCGTTCCGTGAGGTGGGCGACCGGCTGCTGGAGCGCTTCAAAGGCGCCTCCAAGGTGATGGGTGGCAACGACGGCAAGACGCTGATCCCCGTGGGCCACAACATCAAGCCCCCCGACCGCCAGGACCTCATCTACTCGGCCGAGTCGCCCGACTTCTGCCAGGCCAACCGCAAGACGGGCTCGCTGGGCACGCGCGGCCGCACCTGCAATAGCACCGCCATGGACGTGAGTGGCTGTGACCTGCTGTGCTGCGAGCGCGGCCACCGCGACGAGACGCTGGAGTTCGAGGAGAACTGCCTGTGCCGCTTCCACTGGTGCTGCGTGGTGCAGTGCAAGAAGTGCTCTGTGCGCAAGGAGCTCAGCCTCTGTCACTGAGGGGCGAGGGCCGGCCTCCAGCCTCCGTCACTGAGGGGcgaggggctgggggagggggggagttttATCTGTGCTTGAGAAGAAGGACGTTGGGTTTTCTTTTTGGACAGATTGTGAGTGGATCTGTGGAGGATCGGGACATAAGTTATTGAACCTGGAGGCCCAGGTGGACAACAGGAGCTTTGGACAAGACACTGACAGTGTCCTGGTGTGAGACAAACAAACCAGCAAGAGGTCACACAAAGACGCATGGATATAACGGCATATTTTATACAATATTTTATAAAAGTCCCAGTAAAAAATGGGTGGACTTGTGTTTGAAATGAGATGTACACTCTTGAAAAGCATCTTCACTGAGGAGGAACAAAACATGAGATCCAACGTCTCAAACTAAGGAAAAAGGTCACGTTGGTTATCAGTGTCTTTCTCCTATCAGACACATCAGAGATATAATCCCTAACTTCCTTCATAAAGATTTCTTATCTACTCCAATTCCTTCTGAATACAACAAGAACAGAGTTGTCTGTTTCCATTttgaataaatgtattttatacaCGTCTTTGGCTGCCAACTGAACTGAAATATAGAAGAGGAAAAACGACCAACAATAAAACATTCACGCATTTAATAGTAACCACATTTTTGCTGTCAGTTTTGGCAACTTGTGTCTCAGACTGTAAAGGCTAGTACAGTACTCAAAGCTGAGCTTTCCTCCCTATTTAGATGGTTGTTTTGTATTCATACATCCATTATGATGTCTGCTATCGTAATATCCTCACCCTGCACCATCTTATCAATAGTATAGTGTGTTGAGAAAAGAAACCACCCGTTTGCATTCTTCTGTGTTATTTGAATGATGTTGTGTCGGATCTCAAGGTGTCTGAATGACATCACCATAGGAAGCTCTTGTATTATCTTTTCCCTTTCCCAGGAACTGAACAGCTGCAACATCTTGGAACGCCGGCATTCCACACTTCCACAGAGAGGGGTGGAATGCTTGTCTGGAACGGCCCTGTAGAACGCTGACATAATCCTGCGTTCTAGAATGTTTTTTATCGATTACGGAGAACATTCGCACCTCCAACATTCCATGAGGATATAGGTGGCTGTAACGACAGAGACCCTGTTGGGGTCTCCTGTCTCCGCTGGGTTGGCCACAGGTCTCATTGAAACAATatgcattttgtattttgaaaTGCCTCCTATGATAGGAGACGTTAAAATTCCATATGATATACTAACTTACTCAAAGACCACATGGAATGCAGCAGCTTTCACTATATCTTCATTTTATCATGGGCAACTCATATAGCTAACATGAATATTAATACAAAACTTTATTTTTAAGTGTTTCAAGAATATATGACAAAAGGGTATTTTTTACACTGTTCTACAAGTTTCCAGAGCGTTAATCAACAGCATATGTGTTAGTGTAACGATGACATGCTTTAAGactattatttatattaaactATGACAACAAGACTACTCACAGGGTGGCTCCCGCATATCTCTAGAAAAGCACTTTGGAAAAGCCCACTTGTGGATTTCAATACAGCTTTGCTTTTTAAACAAATGCTCTCTTTTAGGCATTGACTTCCATGCACGGGAGAAAATGAAACATCCTTTTTTACAtgacattttttttgtgttaacaAAAGGAAAAATTATTTTTCTGATCTCTTGACATAAAGACGCACACAAACGTAGCGATGCACTTTTAGCTATTGCTTGTGTTTGTTCATGCACGACCacaagtctgtgtgtgggtttggaaATGCGTGCCTGCAAGATGGCCTGTCATCTTTTTGTGTTGCTCAATTGACACCATATCCATactcttttgtttgtgtgtgtgtgtgtgtgtgtgtgtgtgtgtgtgtgtgtgtgtgtgtgtgtgtgtgtgtgtgtgtgtgtgtgtgtgtgtcttgaagctgttttcagatgaaagatTGCATTATTGGGGGGTTATTGAAAGCACATTTTACCTTTGACTCTCTGTCGAGTGATTTTTGTTTGACAGATAAGATCTTAAAGTTTATTTTTAGGAGAGAATAAACTTCACAATTCCCTGATTTTACTACTCTACTACCCAAACTGTGTTAATTATTTCATCTTCCTTGAGTTACAGTCATAGCTGATATTACTACTGTTATATTTCTTTTCCATACTACACCATGAAAAGATCTTTAGTGTTTCATCCAAGAGCCCACAGTTCTCACCAGTTATCTCTGAACTTCATGCTCCAAACTAATTATATgcctaaaataaatgtaatgttatgGTTGACAGCTTGGACATCTTCCACTCTGTAAACAGTGTGTTTTCaataattaaaacatttttcttCTTTGAGGCAGATCCAGTTTATACCTGCCACAACCAACGATGTGTGAATGATTCCTAACTGGAGCATTGGGTTCGGGTCATTGAAGATATGCACACCCTCCACATTGATTTCCTTATATTTCTAGGCATTTCACTTTATATATCTcgtccacaattttttttttattcattattgaCTCCTCGCATTTGCTCACTGTTTCCAATGGGTCACTTTTATCCACGGTTCTCAAGGATGGATGGGGTCCGCGGGTGCATCCTCTGAGCTCAAAGAAGGATCATGGATGCAGGTTACAAAGCCACAGGTGGTTCCAAGGATGAAATCTTAATCAATATCGAACCTCCTACCCAGTAGGGAAACATGAACCAAGGGAGACATCTAGGGGACAAAATCGACctatctgtcagtctgtctgtccattGACTTACCTTTCCCAGTTACCTATCCATGTAAGACCATGGCTTTAGGGTTATACGTTTTTTTGGTCATTAAAAGAAGTTCATAAGAAGCGTTGAAGTTATTTCAGAAGGAATCTTGTCGGTATATCATATGAATTCATGAAACAGTGGCTTGACCTCTGGACCTTGAACATAGTCCCCAAACCAGTAAGACCtttcaccctaaccctgtgtgaACATCCCTCTGCCAGTCCATGGGAACAACAGAGGTGTTATTTCAGTGTCTTATACAGTTGAAAAGGCCAAGGAAAAAAGGCAGCCTGTATTGGTTTGAGCCGCCATGCAAGTTAACACAAGTTCATATTTTCCAGGAATTTGTTGATTCGGCATTTGAGCCAGCAGTTGAAGGCCACAGAGAGGGGAACATGCCATGGGGCACCATTGCATTTTTTCTCctttctttcctctcctttcttaACAATACACACATCCATTAATGTGTCCAACCAATTTCGGTTTTCATCTTCCGTCGATCCTCTTCTGtttcttctcctttctcctcccctctcatttTCTCCTTACCTCTCTTTTTCACtttctcctttttcttctttcctcctctccccatctcttatcttgtcttctgattcttctCTCTTCCCAAACCATCTCTTCTTACCTCACTGCTCTTCTCCttatcctcttctcctctctcttttccgcacctctcctctcctctctctcctcctctcctctctcctcacctcacctcatTTCACTGTAACCTGCTGCCACAAGAGCACACAGGCAGTCCCGCTCGGGGCGAGAGCCAATGAAAATAGACAAGGCAACAGATTGATTTATTAAAGTTGTGGGATAAATATCACTGCCTGTCCATGTCTACATCTGGagttttttttggtgtgtgagagtgtgtgagagtgtgtgagtgcgccaATGGTGTCTTAAAGTAAGTCAAACTGACCTAATGGTTGTGTTCTGGTTTTATTCAATGTTGGTAGaccatgttctctctctctctctctctctctctctctctctctctctctctctctctctctctctctctctctctctctctctctctctctctctctctctctctctctctctctctatttatctccTTATCTCTTTGTCCTTGACAtacatatagacagacagacacactgacatacacacctGTTCCCTTATGATtaagaatataatataataaaataatgtttacaACTAAATATGGTTAGGGGGAAAGACCCCTCAGAAAGGAACGAAAGCGTAGTGGTAGGTCCTGCTGGAAACCTGATGCTATAATGTCCTTCCAGTTGTTCtaactcctctgctcctctatcAATCTAGCAGGGAGACGTTGCTTACACAAACAGCACATCTAGAGATTAACTCTGTGTGGGGTTCCCAAAAGCATTCACTGTAATTATAGAAGATTGCacgctcttgtgtgtgtgtatttatatgtgtgtgtgtttatatgtgtgtgtgtgtgtgtgtgtgtgtgtgtgtgtgtgtgtgcatgcgtgggtgcgtgtgtgtgtgtgtgtgtgtgtgtgcgtgggtgtgtgtttgtgtgtgtgtgtgcgggggcaGGCTTGGTAGGACAAGACTCAGAAACCAGTTTTTAATCCCAAGTGCTGGCAATGTGAGGCAATGTCGCTTTTCTCTTTATAAACAAATGAAGAATGAACACATGTATCAGACTTCCAAAAAGAAACCAAACACACTTATCACatgctcaccccccccctctctctctctctcccatccccctcccccctgccctcacACTCACATTCCCTTTGGAGTGTGTCTGGAGCAGACAGTGATCTTTATGAGTTAATGCAGGCCCTGCAGGCTGAGGCTCGGAGGTTGCCTCACTGTGCGGCCCACCCAATGAGGCGACTCGCACTAATTGATTTCCTAGCATGAGGCCAAGGTGCACATGCCAAAACAGGGATCTCCTCCGTCACCTAACAGAAAAGTATGTGTACGTCCCTGGGGGGCCCAGGGTGACTGATGTAGACCGTCGCACAAGCTCTTTCAGAGCAAACATTTAGAGACGATCACAAACTATCCTGCTGATAACAACCCCCGTTTTTCATGAATGCTTGACCAGATCTCACTGTGGGGAAGCAGAACACACAAGAGTATTTATCACTGGTCGTCCATTCAGCTGATCACCAACAACTGCATTGGTCACGGAGATGACCGCCCCGCCTCCTTTGTGGGGCGGGTCATTTATTACTCACTGTTTAGCCATAGGTGATGTTCTCCTCTATGACACTGGACACTTAACACAAGGCATGTAAAACTGCAGTCGGTAGTTACTACTACTCCTCTGTGTTATTATTACCAAACAGAGCTGATACAGAGCTGCTGCTCCTTGATGTGGAGGAAGAGATCTTTATTTAGATGTGAGATGGATAGATGAGTGACGTTCACTAGGTAGGCTGGTAGAGTGATCTATCTAGCACACCTCTAGGTGGagacgcccacttgtgatgtcagaagaggcagattttcaaaaaagCTTGTAGCGGCTGATCACACACCTGGTAGTATAAAATGTCACCTTTGAGAATTTACATTTAAGTATATTTGAGGAGGGAGCAATGAAATGTACGTACCTTTACATTAATCTCTGTGCTCCTTGGCAGAGGGGTTGTACACTTGTTTGTACAGGCAGACAAGCTCAAAATGTCCTCAAGTTATAGGGTGTTAACTTGTAACCTGAAGGGTTCTATTTCCGAAGCTCTGCAAGAAGGGTACGAAAACTATGCATCCAATCAATGGATATCCAATCAATAGAAGTCACGCATACTTCTTGTTCTACTTCCCGGGCTTCGGCTTTCGGCAAATTTACATTTCGGGAAATTAgctgaagcttttatccaaagcgaatttCAACCattgatacacacattcacacaccgatggtggggtcaaccatgcaa
The window above is part of the Gadus morhua chromosome 20, gadMor3.0, whole genome shotgun sequence genome. Proteins encoded here:
- the wnt6b gene encoding protein Wnt-6; its protein translation is MRIPLSRIQLALFFILLCPVNIIGLWWAVGSPLVMDPNSICRKTKRLAGKQAELCQTQPEIVSEVARGARLGVRECQFQFRYRRWNCTSHNKYFGKVLQQDIRETAFVYAITAAGVTHAVTQACSMGELLQCGCEATRSRAPPRPPAAGPGEPAGSGEGGKWEWGGCGDDVEFGYEKSKQFMDTKRRRGKSDIRALVDLHNNEAGRLAVKLYMRMECKCHGLSGSCTLRTCWKKMAPFREVGDRLLERFKGASKVMGGNDGKTLIPVGHNIKPPDRQDLIYSAESPDFCQANRKTGSLGTRGRTCNSTAMDVSGCDLLCCERGHRDETLEFEENCLCRFHWCCVVQCKKCSVRKELSLCH